A genome region from Candidatus Nezhaarchaeota archaeon includes the following:
- a CDS encoding DUF354 domain-containing protein → MREGRVWVDVNTPKQVRFFSKLAERLEAKGLEVLVTARRYREVEQLAKLVGMKYVPVGAYGGPRLEDKLRASLLRAYGLLKLVEEWRPSLAISFSSPEAARVAYGLAVPHLCVNDSPHSEAVARLTVPLSAKLFTPKCIPIEKWTRYGISASNIVQYDAVDPAAWLKEAPRPSFERRRLIVARASEEYASYMPKGAAGGVVEVVEELSKRAPGFKIVVLARYEDQVARLRERLRGRAKVPARVVDGVELLSKACLFIGGGGTMTWEAALLGTPTVSFTPVEGMDVEEYMASLGLVRKARGVEEAVEASLEVLASPGEWVARQARRAMEVLGLMENPVDVLAKSIEEGFSRT, encoded by the coding sequence ATGCGTGAAGGCCGGGTCTGGGTGGACGTTAATACGCCTAAGCAGGTGAGGTTCTTTAGCAAGCTGGCTGAGCGCTTAGAGGCTAAGGGCCTAGAGGTCCTAGTTACGGCTAGGAGGTATAGGGAGGTTGAGCAGCTAGCTAAGCTGGTCGGGATGAAGTACGTGCCGGTCGGGGCCTACGGGGGGCCTAGGCTTGAAGATAAGCTAAGAGCCAGCCTCCTTAGGGCCTACGGGCTCCTTAAGCTAGTGGAGGAGTGGAGGCCTAGCTTAGCTATCTCCTTTAGCTCCCCGGAGGCTGCTAGAGTAGCCTACGGGCTAGCCGTACCCCACCTGTGCGTAAACGACAGCCCCCACTCGGAGGCTGTAGCTAGGCTGACCGTGCCGCTCTCCGCGAAGCTCTTCACCCCTAAGTGCATACCCATCGAGAAGTGGACGCGCTACGGAATCTCGGCCAGCAACATAGTTCAGTACGACGCGGTCGACCCGGCGGCGTGGCTTAAGGAGGCCCCGAGGCCTAGCTTCGAGAGGAGGAGGCTGATCGTAGCTAGGGCTAGCGAGGAGTACGCCTCCTACATGCCTAAGGGGGCCGCGGGCGGCGTAGTAGAGGTAGTCGAGGAGCTCTCTAAGAGGGCCCCCGGGTTTAAGATAGTCGTGCTGGCCAGGTACGAAGACCAGGTGGCTAGGCTTAGGGAGAGGCTACGCGGGAGGGCTAAGGTGCCAGCTAGAGTAGTGGATGGGGTAGAGCTGCTCTCTAAGGCGTGCTTGTTCATAGGCGGAGGGGGCACCATGACCTGGGAGGCGGCCCTACTAGGGACGCCTACAGTATCCTTCACCCCCGTCGAGGGGATGGACGTAGAGGAGTACATGGCCTCCCTGGGGCTAGTGAGGAAGGCTAGGGGGGTCGAGGAGGCCGTAGAGGCCTCGCTAGAGGTCTTGGCCAGCCCCGGTGAGTGGGTAGCTAGGCAGGCTCGTAGGGCTATGGAGGTCCTAGGCCTCATGGAGAACCCCGTGGACGTACTGGCTAAGTCTATCGAGGAGGGCTTCTCGAGGACCTAA